The Oncorhynchus mykiss isolate Arlee chromosome 10, USDA_OmykA_1.1, whole genome shotgun sequence nucleotide sequence gggaaggctttcaatTTGAATTTGGAAcaatgctgcggggacttgcttccattcaaccacgagcattagtgaggttgggcactgatgagctttacaccacaccagccgacgcttgggattgcgcatggtgatcttaggcttgtgtgcagctactCGGCCAAGGGAattcatttcatgaagctccagacgaacagttcttgtgctgatgacaggtgatttttacacactacgtgcttcagcactcggcagttccgttctgtgagctggtgtggcctaccacttcacggctgagtcgttgttgctcctagacattgccaacagcacttacagttggccggggcagctctagcagcgcAGAAATGTGATGATCTGCCACGTTGATGATCTGCCACACTTCAgtagggccattctactgccaatgtttgtctatggaatattgcatggctgtgtgcttgatttgatacacctgtcagcattggatgtggctgaaattgccaaatccactcatttgaaaggatGTCCACATATAGTGTATATCTCAAACTAATCCCTATTAGTAAAGCTGCATCATTAAACACATTGTCTTTACTCATTGTATTCTCCCGTCCCCTGTCCCTtctaggtttgatgtcttcaaatcaatcaatcaaatgtgttatttttatttagagccctttttacatcaataGTTGTCAAAGTGCTTTTACAGTAACCCGACCTTTGAAAGCATCTTCCACGGGCCCATATTAAATGATGAACTCTCATAAtgtgtctcctctcctgtaggTTTGTACTGGCTATCCGCTAAATGGTCATATGATCATTATTCATATTACAGGTTGTTACTTCGGAGGTCGTTCTTCAGCCTGGCAACCCAAACTCACCCATTCTGGCAACCCAAACCTGATGAATATGATGATTAACCCTCACTTTGGCTCTCCCGTCTCTTGTAGATTTGTGCTGGGAGCCGTGTCCCCGGCCGTGGTGGTTCCCTCCATGCTGCTGCTGCAGAAGGACGGCTACGGCTTGGAGCAGGGCATCCCTACCCTCCTCATGGCCGCCGGCAGCTTCGATGACATCCTGGCCATCACCGGCTTCACCACCTGCATGGGCATGGCCTTCGCCACCGGTAGGGATCCAATTAGTCGGGAGCATGTTGATTTGTGCCTCTGCTCTGAGCCAATGATGAGAGGAGACCACTATGAAAAAAATAGAACTTTATTATCTGTTTTTTGTTGCAACGTTACTAGAGATCTTCCTGCAATCCGTGCTGGATCCAATAGATGGCGCCCTCACACTTCGGGAATCAAACCTACAAACCATgttgttgcaagcgccatgccaTTTCGTATGAGCTATTACGGTGTCTTCCTCTGTATTGCATGATTTGTATTATTGACTTCCTGCTGCATACTGCTTCCCTAATGGCATCCCATTCCCTATAGAGTgaactatttttgaccagggtccacataggactctggtcaaaagtagtgcactctataagTAACAGGGTAACATTTGGGACGATCCCATCTGTTTAGATATTAACTTCATATGTTTTGTTgtgctgtgtctccctctgcagGATCCATGTGGTACAACCTGCTGAGAGGTATACTGGAGGTGGGAGGGGGAATGGTAGCTGGGGTACTGCTGGGATTTCTGCTGCGCTACTTTCCCAGCAAAGACCAGGTAGGAATCTCCATTGAAAGCACTTAGCTTTTAGTCTAGGAGTAGGCCAGGTCTAGGAAACTAGCTTGTAGAGTTGACCTATAACGGAGCTCAGTTTTCTCAGTAATGTTAGTCCAGGGACATAGTCCTTGTTTGGGAAACTTTATTAATGCGTCCTTtcttccttctctcgctctctctcctgtagGACAACGTCGTGATGAAGCGCTCATTCCTGCTGCTGGGCCTGTCGGTGTTTGCTGTGTTCGGCAGCAACGTGGCTGGCTTCCCCGGCTCGGGGGGCCTCTGCACCCTGGTCCTTGCCTTCCTGGCTGGCCTGGGCTGGAGAAGATCAAAGGTCAGTCAACGACCCCATCCCGTGCCGACCCCTCACTCAACCCTCCGTACCCTGCATCTTCTAGCTAGGCACTTACTCTCTCACCCAACACCCAAATGCCCCTCTAGCCCTTACCTCTAACACAGTGGACTAAACTAAAGCATCGGATAGCAGCTGGACAGCTTGAACGTTCCAGTGTAGCACAAACTGTTGTCTTAAGACACAGTGGGACCCTTCCAGTCAGTATACAGAGGCCCAATCCTAAATATACAGTCAGAGTCACATCTGATATTGTCTCTTTGGGAGGCAGATTCTCTAGTAGAGAAACAAAGTAGTGAAGTCTTGGTGTTTGCTGAACTCTCTCTGTAGTCTGGTTTGTGTCTGGTACGTGTTTTTTTGTTAAATGTTTTTGTTATTACTTGATAGTGCTTCTCAAACCCTTCCATTTGACTACTTTCACAAATTGTGTTTGAAAACGTCAGTAATTTGAGAAACCGTAacgtgtgtgtctgactgactctgtgtgtttgtgtgcaggtcCCTGTGGAGGACATAGTGGGTATTGCCTGGGAAGTGTTCCAGCCACTGCTCTTTGGCCTGATCGGGGCTGAGATCCAAATCTCAGAGCTGGACAAAAACACTGTCGGTGAGAACACAAACACACGCGTAAACACACAgtcagtaagaacacacacaccacatataccTTTATACCCCGCTCTTTGGAGATCTTCTATCAGGTGTGTTTTCCTACTTTAACCTGAGTAAAGTGTTTATCATTCTATTCCCTTCCCTGTCCCACCAGGCCTGGGCATAGGCTCTCTGGCCATTGGTCTGCTGGTGCGTGTTCTCTTCACCTTCATCTGTGTGCTGTGTGCCGGCTTCAACTTCAAAGAGAAGCTCTTCATCGCTCTGGCCTGGCTACCCAAAGCCACCGTACAGGTACTTAATGTTAAACAGGAACCAAGGTGGCCTGGAGTGGTCTAAGCCGCTACCTGTGGAGCACACATACGATTTACCTCTGCCAGCACGGGCTCGAATTCAGCTTACTGCTCTTTCAGCACTCTCCTACCTTTCATctctctatttaaaaaaaaaaaaacaagaacaagATTCTAAGGCTGAAATTTTCCTGACACAATAAAAGGTTTCAACAAGCAAAATAACCATAGCATTTGAATATTGTAACTAACTTGTGATTGCAACATGTTTTTGTCTGTAACAATGTTAGTATtgtgagtaaaaaaataaaaatggcacACTCTGGTGCTGCTCTGCATGAGAAGGGGAAGGGGTTGGGCAACATCTGTCATGTCATTCCCAACGTCGGCGTTTTCCAACAAATTGTAGGTGCTTTAACTCACAATGTTGAGGGTAACGTGGCCAATGTGTcgatctcctcccttcctcttttcTCCCCAGGCGGCCATCGGCTCCACAGCGCTGGACATGGCCCGCACCAAGGAGGATACAGAGCTGGAGAAGTACGGCATGGACGTGCTGACAGTGGCCGTGCTCTCCATCCTGCTCACCGCCCCCATAGGAGCCCTGGTCATCGGACTCACAGGACCTCGCCTGCTACAGAAACCAAAGAACCCTGCCTGGGGTGAGAACGCACACACAGAATGTGTAAACACATTGTCTGCATAAATGCACAGACcgaagtgtacacacacacacacagtaataggAAGGACTGCCTCACCATCTCAGTGCTTTTAAAATTGAAGTGCACACAAAAACCCACAACTACTACTAACCTTGCTTGAGTGACAGCTGTCATCCCCCACATGACATAAACGGTGACCTTATACAGCACATTATGGTTTTAACCTCCACTCCTATTATACACCATTgtgcttttttgtttttaaacCAGCTTGTCATAGCTTTGTCCACACAGCATAGGGAAGGAAGCGTGTTTATGAAAAGCAGTGTCCCTTTATGACGGAGATGATCTTTATTTGGAAAACCTGGAATCCAAACTGTTATGCTTTTGTTTCAACATTGTTGACAGTGGTGAAACAGAGCTTATCAGTCAGAATCTCAGGCTAATAAAGAGAAGCCGTGGGTTGGAGAATGATTTGCATTGTGGCTTCAGGTAGTCTTTTGTTTCCTGCGTCATGCTTCGTCTCAGCCCTGTCACCAAACAATGGTGGCTTTTTTTGCTCTTCAGGTTTGCAGGGAGATTTTTTTTTATGACTACACTGTGTGTCCTGGTGAAACGTGTTACCTGCCCATCGCTGTGTCTCAGACTACACTCACTGAGACATTTTCCATGTTGACCATTTGGCCTATAGTCATATTTTGTTTATACTCAGAGGCActtcagttacacacacacacacacacacatacacacacacacacggtaaaaaaaaaaattataattttctACCCTTTTTCCTTGGATATGCAGAGCGGGAGCAAAGCGGAACTATGACCGAGTCCCCAATCACCTACGAGAGTACCCTCTGATACCAAACCAACGTCAGTGATGGGAACCAGGAAGAACACTTCACCAAGGAGGAAATTACATGGATGGATCATAGGGAAAATGGGGGCACTTCAAAGGTGCATCTAAATGACATCCTATTCTAGTGTAAAAATGCCAACCTATTCCCTTGAAAGTGCTGTACTGTATTGAGAACAGGGTTCCTATGTCAGACTCTTGTGACACCCAGGATATTGCCTTTCGGACAGTGGGGTTTTCAGAGGGCCTTTGCCACTTCATCTGTCCTTGGTGTGTTTGACACCCTGCCATGTTTATTTATATCTCCCCTGAGGGTAGTTTTCAGGCCTCGAGCTACAGCTGCCACTCAACCAACAAGCCACGATATCCAAGCATTCTGCACTATACTGTAACGTTACGATACAATGGCTGAAAATTCAGTAATGCTACTACTAAAATTATACCCGATCATTAAAAGTGGTTCGAAGAGTGGAGCCACTGGAATTGAATGTGTTTGACATTGACCATCAGGCATATGTTGTGTTCATTATCACACAGTCGTACACTGTATGTACGCCCTcacaacattttttgttgttgttgtccttagGCCTTATGCATCAATTTACCAGCTGTTGATGTTGTATTCTGTGTGAATGTAATGTATTTGAGAAGTGTGTTGTACTGTGGTTTGATACAGGGAAAATATTATATTTAGCGATGGACGGTTGTTGCTAGCGTGCTAGCTAGACGCAGGACAAAGGCAAGACAGTTTTATTTATTGTACGTTTCCATTTAAGCAATATTCAAATCATGTGTGCACTAAATGTGAACGtcacaaaaaaacatgaataatATGGGCCCCTAGCTAAGATATATTTAAGACTCGTCTTTAATGCAAAATCAGTGTAGCTCAGATCATAGCATCACATTCCGAGCAATATAACTGTAAAATCAATGTTTTTCATTTCAAAtcatttgtttttattattttattattcagTATTTATAGTTTTGATTCCATAAAGAGTTAATTATGCAGTTGATTTAGATTTTCATTTTTGTTACGTTTTGTATGGACTCTTGAAAGGGTCCCTTAGGTTTTTCAGTAGTAATTTGTGGTGTGAACCATGTAAAAGTCCTGTATAGCTTTTGAAACTTGAACTTCAAAAAGCTCAATGCCAATTTGATCTGTTACAAACTAATTCCATTAGCATATAAACCGTAGGTCTAGCTCAGCCAGAATATTATACCCGGAAATTATATATTCACAccagaaaggatttgatattgagagAGACATGTCTGCACTGGCCTTTTAACGAAGGTGGTAGTCTTTTGACACTGTGTAAGAGAACAtgaaggacaccttcctaatattgagatgcaTCCCTTcctttttcccctcagaacagcctcaatttgtctgggcatggactctacaaggtgtcaaagtgttctacagggatgctggcccatgttgactccaatgcttcctacagttgtttcaagttggctggaaTGTCCAGCACTCAAAAGacattcttgatacacgcggGGAAACTGTTGTGTGGAAAAACCcatcagcgttgcagttcttgacacaaaccggtgccaTACACTTTTCAAAGGCaactcaccctctgaatggcacaaagtgcattcagaaagtattcaaaccccttacTTTCCCATATTATGTTATTTTACAGCCGTATAAAGTTGATTCAATcaaaaatcctcaatctacatacAACCCCATAATGATTGAAACGGGTTAAAacattttgcaaatttattaaaaatagacttatttacgtaagtattcagacatgtaagaatattttgaagataaatGTACAACACAGaggactaaaggtcaagagggaattaacgatcaatggaaatagtggGTTTTCTGTAATAGGGCATTAATGATcaatgggtcagagacatgggaggaatttgTCGTCTATATGTTGTCTGAAACAGggtacttgttatttggccattggcccagttttattgcaaggaattctaatgtgtcaaccacaggctagggttAGGTTATAAATTACATCCTGTCACTTGgttctgtggagagaatcactcaggacaggggagaatgaacATCTGCCTCTCAGCATAACATCTATGATTTGtcctctttgaataaacctatttttctccgcctgatttgctttggggtctgtgttattgaagcgtaacatcaactgctaacagaccctttgctatgagacttgagctAAGgcgtatcctgtttccattgatcatccttgagatgtttctacaacttgattggagtccacctgtggtaaattcaattcatttgaaagtgcatgtcagagcaaaaaccaagccatgaggtcaaaggaattgtccgtagagctccaagacacaattgtgtcgaggcacagatctggtgatgggtacaaaaaatgtctgcagcattggcattgaaggtccccaagaacagtggcctccataatttttAAATTAAAGACgcttggaatcaccaagactcctAGAGCTTGCCACCTAGCcatactgagcaatcgggggagaagggccttggtcagggtggtgaccaagaacccgatggtccctctgacagagctccagagttcctctgtggagatgggagaaccttccagaaggacaaccatctctgcatcactccaccaatcaggcctttatggtagagtggccaggcagaAGCAACatcacagtaaaaggcacatgacagcccgcttggagttttccaaaagagACCTAAAtaactctgaccatgagaaacaagattatctggtctgatgaaaccaaaattgaactctttggcctgaatgtcaggCGTCACATCTGGcagaaaccttgcaccatccctacggtgatgcatggtggtggcagcatcgttcTGTGggagcggcagggactgggagactagtgagaatcgagggaaagatgaacagagcaaagtacagagatccttgatgaaaacctgctccagagtgctcaggacttcagactggggtgaaggttcaccttccaacaggacaatgaccctaagcacacagccaagacaatgcaggagtggcttcaggacaagtctcaatgtccttgagtggcccagccagagcccggacttgaacctgatcgaacatctcgggagagacctgaaaatagctgtgcagtaaagctccccatccaacctgacaagacttgagaggatctgcagagaagcatgggagaaactccccgaatacaggtgtgccaagcttgtagcgtcatacccaagaaaactcgaggctgtaatcgctaccaaagatgcttcaacaaattactgagtaaagggtctgaatacttatgtaaatattgatatttcagttttattttgaataaatgtgcgaatctgaaaacctgtttttgctttgtcatttgggggtattttgtgtagattggggggggggggttaaatcaattttagaataaggctgtaacgtaacaaaatgtggagactGAATACAAGGAGTCTAAATACCTTCCGATTGCACACAATCCAcacctcaaggcttaaaaatccttctttaacctgtctcctcccctttatctacagtacactgattgaagtggatttaacaagccacatcaataggggatcatagctttcacctggtcagtctgtcatggaaggagcaggtgtccttaatgtttgttatttttcagtaaaggagagccgcacactctaatATTTAAGTCCAACGTTGACAGACAAGCGGtcttataccctgatgaagacagcttgtctgtcgaaacgttggacataaatatttttgcatccgagcggctctcctttatttgaagtgttctactccactagccagcacctcgcctaaataggtgtgttTCTTTCACCTCTAGATTGTCCTTAATGTTAACACTCAGGTTAGAAGCtacattttatttgacctttatttaactaggcaagtcagttaagaacagattatTATTTTCaacgatggcctaggaacagtgggtcaactgccttattcaggagcagaacggcagatttgtttTACCTTATCGGCTCAGGTAtccgatcttgcaaccttccagttactagtccaacgctctaaccactaggctaccctgctgccccacacGTATTGTAGTCGCCATGTTTTTGTTGTGTGTTAGAGGTGAGCAAAGATCTTATCTTTAATGTGGTGATATTTTATTATATAAAAGGGTCAGATTTTCCTATCACCATCAGAAAGCACAGGTCGGGTCCTAGCGTCAATGTTTTGGAATGGAAAACAGATGCAAATAGTAACTGGTGCTGCACAGGTTATATGTTGGAGTATGAAAACACCACCCAATAGTTGTCAACATTTTTGTTCAGACAAACCCATGGAAAATATGTGTCAAATGATTGTAAATCACTTGTCTAAACAGTTCCCAAAACTTCAAGGCCTACCTGTTTCTTTCTTCTTGCCATTTGACAACACTAATTTTATGAAACAAAGTAACTCaggtcaatttttttttatttttacaaaagtACGCAGGCGGGCACAGTTTGCCTAAATTCCAGTAAAACATGAAAAGTACAGATCTATGTACTGTAATTGGTCATTAACGTAAGGATCAGTAACCAAAGGAGCAGATCCCTTCTTCAAATCTTATGTTGTTGAATTAATTAGGAAATATTTGCATGACATTGTCTGAATGCAAAGGAAATTGGACAACTGACATGTTTGATACTGTAAAGGCAaaaaaatgaattacttaaatatTTTGGTGTAGAAAAACAAGGGTTCATTGTTTCTTGAGGGGAGGAGTTTAGTGAAATTAAGATGTTCTGAAATGTCTTAAGATCTTCAGTTTTGAATATGAGGACACACAGTATAGTATGAACACAGAATTAAGGCATGTTTTATAAGGTTATGAACAAAGAGAAATGGCAGGGGGAACTCCTGTAAGTGTTTTTGCATGCAAGTGAAAGACTTCAAGCTTACAGTAGTTCAGACAGTAAATTTTTTCTTTCAACGTAACAAAATATACTACTACCCGAATAGCAAGTTGCTAGCCTAATTGCAATCAATGTGGTCCCAATAGTTTGGAACCGAGCGGCGCTACCAAGGAGACCAAGGTTAACTGTTGTTTCtaacgagagagtgagagataacCGGACTGGAAAATGGCCACTGTACAAAAACTTGTCAGGAGACAATAAGAGGGAGTGGTGATAACATAAAACCTTTCAAACCTTCTCAGTTATTGCCCATTATTGGCAAGTTCAAATAAATAGGATTCACAAAAGTGTTGATGGTAAAGTCTTTGAGGAGTTAAGGCGTCACCAACATTTCTCCAGCATATCATTACCAAAAGCAAAGTATGCGTCACATTTTTTTTAAccccaaaaaaatacaaattggcAGAGTGCAAAAGGCCATGCCCTAAAATACAGACAAAAAAATAAATTGATTTTTAAAAAGTAACTAAAGACAGAAGGGAATAAAGAAGACGACTCCCTTAGTGTTAAAGATGGATTATAATATCTTCTTCTTGAGTATGAGAGGCCCCACGTTGTCTCCAGTCAACTCGTTGTGCTTTATGTGTGATTTGTCACAAACAGGAAACTGCAACAGGAAACAACTTAATATTAGCTTATACACATAGTACGAGGAATTGCTTATAGATAGGCTAACTAGAGCCCCCCCCTGCATAGTTGACCATTTATTTAGTCTTATTGCTTCCCCTTGGCCTCAAAAGACCGTGAGAATGGAAAAAGAAACTGCTGACATCCGCAACAAATTGCGGAGGTTAGAAGACCACTAGCCATAGCAATAAGTCTTTGCGTCTAACATGATCTAAAATCAATCTCAAGCCAACCCCCCCCCATCCAATTTCCTTGGCCCCAACGCATAAAGGCTGATCGGGGCCTGTATTCaaaaagcgtctcagagtagaaaTGCGATCTAGGATTAGGTTCCCCCTGTCCATATAGTCTTATTCATGATCTGTCTGGCAACATTGATCCTCAGCACTCCTACTGAGAGACTTtgtgaatattttttatttatttaactaggcaatatGGGTGCCGAAATTACTAAGAAGGTGTAGTGTTAACAATAACCACTCTACTCTACTTCTAGTCCAATTTACCGTTTTGGAGCGCCAACAGCGGCAGTAGCAGACGTTTGTTCTATTCAAGTCCTCAATATCGATCTCGTTGACCACTTTGGGGTTCTCCTTCTGGATCTTCAGGTTGATCAGGCTGtccttctgcttcttcttcttgggGAGGAAGGGCCTGATGGTGAGGTAGCCCAGCAGGGCCAAGATTCCCAGGAGAGGCAGCAACCGGAGCCAGTCAGAGACTGggaagaaaacacacacaatcagatacacacacacacacacacagatgttggATCTCCTCAAATTGTTCCACCCCAGCGGTTCCCATAACATTCTGCCTGGGGTGTCCTGTATCAGTGTCCGATGCTATGACGCCTATGGCACCTTTGAGGGCTATGTATTTGAATCTCACGGCAATCAAATGAAATGGCTTTTGATTCAAAAGAAGGGTGCCTAATGGGAGAATGTTGATCTCATTATACGATTTCTCTCTAATTCAAAAGGCAAATGTAAAAACACCATCAAATccgaacaaaataataaaataattgaaTGAGGCGCTCATCCTTGAAGCTGCTAGACTGAATTTGGCTGTACGGAGGCATCGTTTACACAGGcatccaattctgatatttttttcaccaATCACATCAGCTCTGAAAAAAATCTGATATGAAAGATCggatctgattggtcaacaatTAGTGAAAAAATACCAGAATTAGTCTGCTTGTGTAAACACAACCTTTTATATTTTTTCCACTATTTGGTCTTTTGACAGTCTAAACACAGCCATAGTGTCTTTAGATTCCTGCAGGGACATTTCACTTGACTCCCATCTTTTCCTGAGAGTGAAAACATTAAAATGACAAATATAATATAGGCCTGGAAAAAAACTCAGTACTTATGCTACCGACTTCAGGCAATTTATAACTTCAAAGCTACATAGCAATGAAATGAACTATAATTGAGCTTCCATTGCCATGCCAATTATTCCAGTCACTTCATGTTCATGCATCTCCTATAGATTTGCTAGCGAAGACTTATTAAATCAATGTTTACAACGTCAATGATTCTCAGTATGGAGCACCTCAGGGCAATGGGAGAAACCATAATTTACCACTACTGCTTTCCAGACCTGGTTTCAAATCCTATTTGAATTCATTTCAAATATtgtctgtgcttgattgagcatgCCTGGCTTAATGGACaaatagaatagtcccaaaactGCATACCCCTCCCATCTGGCAATCCAGACAGAATAGGGGAAAACACTAAAAGCATTTGAAAGATTTGGAAATATTACTTGAAGCCGGGTCTGCTGCTTTCCTTAGCAAGGGGCATGTAATCTCCACACTCAAGGATATCTGGTATGAAGGCCCAACTCAGAACCCCAGCCACTAGTTTAGGGCTATTTTTAGGTCCCAAATCTGACACTTTCTACAGGGGTGCATTCAGCGTTCACCCCAAAGGTCAAACTTAAGCGTTTCTTCAAGTTGTCAAAGCTTGAAACAACTAAGAGGTCTCATAGCTCATTTAAAGCCAACACTTACAGTGGGTTTGTCATAGTACTTAAATTCAAGGCATAACTTTTCAATGTTGTGCACTGACAGCTACTGTCGTCAgaccttttttttctctcacaactACTCAGAAAAGCTAGTGTGTGAGCCTTGTTCAGGTGTAGGGTGAGAGGAATCTGTTCTCCATTGAGTAAGCATGCCGTCCTAGATATACACTGCTCTATGGGAATACTGTGAGAGCGTATTTAGGGTTTTGCAGCTAAGGCAAAGGAAAGGTTTGTAGACACACTGTTTAGTGACATCAAATTATATTAGCAGCAGTTTCAAAAGGAACTTCTATAAAGTCTTGTTCAGTGAGTCTGATTAGCCTACATGTGAGTGGTCGGTAACGTCTTACTTGAAGCAGCTTCTCAAGTTTTATTGTCGTCTTATAAACATTTAGACCGCCAATAGGCCTATAGTTGGTTCCCTCTGTTTTTAGGTGACTTTCAGAAGCTAGACACTTTTGCTTCATTGACTGACTGGTCTCAATGTGCCTGCCTGCCATGAGAGCAAGAATCATCACTGCTAATAGCATATACTTTGCTCATGTCAAGCAATGAGCTCCATCAACTGAAGCTTGGAGATTGTTGCTTATGCACACAGGAGTATGTCAAACACACATCACTGTAGCCTGTATATCAAAGTATAAAAGCCTCAACTTGGATTTTAATTTGTACATCTATTTTGTTGTAGCCTCATGTTTCATATGCTTGGAATAACATGGCTTAGTTCCCTTCCATAGCCAAGAGAGGAAATGTGCTACATACAAACGAAACATTTGTTTGCCTACACCTaccgtacagtacagtacactttATACAATGTTTCCACTCTGAGTCTGATACGTTTGCTTGTACGGTTACAATGTAtctcaaagtagtgcactgttaAACTACCCTTCAATGTTCAATCAACTTGACTTGAGCCAAGTAAGGAACTTTATTCAATATGAAGTGGATTAGCACTTTAACAGCCACACAGAAAACCCCGACAATCTCTAAtaaatttgaagaaaaaaaacacattaaaacTGGCGAACTACTGTGGCTTATCTTGTAGGCGTGCATGCATTGGCACAAGCTTTTCAGTCTTTCCTGTTTTCACCATTGCAACATTGTAACCATTTACCTGTTAACCTCGCAAATCCTCCAATCGTTTCGGGAAGGGGGAGCTTCTTGAGGTAG carries:
- the cisd2 gene encoding CDGSH iron-sulfur domain-containing protein 2A, with product MVLETISRIIKIQLPAYLKKLPLPETIGGFARLTVSDWLRLLPLLGILALLGYLTIRPFLPKKKKQKDSLINLKIQKENPKVVNEIDIEDLNRTNVCYCRCWRSKTFPVCDKSHIKHNELTGDNVGPLILKKKIL
- the LOC110534323 gene encoding sodium/hydrogen exchanger 9B2 isoform X2, encoding MMEDDQPKSKPPTSSPLLDLEHSDGALPVTNHAEIQVVVSRSSTPQVTEETYFIPRNPVVDAGTNTDPPVICCGRLRRECPCPPRGLLSSLITKVLIALVLFGVVWSITEKECLPGGNLFGITVLFICSVTGGKLVGLIQLPKLPPFPPLLGMLLTGFLLRNIPVVTDAVYIDFRWSASLRNIALAVILARAGLGLDGSALKKLSMVCARVGMGPCIIEACTVAIVSHFLMGLPWIWGFILGFVLGAVSPAVVVPSMLLLQKDGYGLEQGIPTLLMAAGSFDDILAITGFTTCMGMAFATGSMWYNLLRGILEVGGGMVAGVLLGFLLRYFPSKDQDNVVMKRSFLLLGLSVFAVFGSNVAGFPGSGGLCTLVLAFLAGLGWRRSKVPVEDIVGIAWEVFQPLLFGLIGAEIQISELDKNTVGLGIGSLAIGLLVRVLFTFICVLCAGFNFKEKLFIALAWLPKATVQAAIGSTALDMARTKEDTELEKYGMDVLTVAVLSILLTAPIGALVIGLTGPRLLQKPKNPAWEREQSGTMTESPITYESTL
- the LOC110534323 gene encoding sodium/hydrogen exchanger 9B2 isoform X1, with the protein product MMEDDQPKSKPPTSSPLLDLEHSDGALPVTNHAEFLGVNQIQVVVSRSSTPQVTEETYFIPRNPVVDAGTNTDPPVICCGRLRRECPCPPRGLLSSLITKVLIALVLFGVVWSITEKECLPGGNLFGITVLFICSVTGGKLVGLIQLPKLPPFPPLLGMLLTGFLLRNIPVVTDAVYIDFRWSASLRNIALAVILARAGLGLDGSALKKLSMVCARVGMGPCIIEACTVAIVSHFLMGLPWIWGFILGFVLGAVSPAVVVPSMLLLQKDGYGLEQGIPTLLMAAGSFDDILAITGFTTCMGMAFATGSMWYNLLRGILEVGGGMVAGVLLGFLLRYFPSKDQDNVVMKRSFLLLGLSVFAVFGSNVAGFPGSGGLCTLVLAFLAGLGWRRSKVPVEDIVGIAWEVFQPLLFGLIGAEIQISELDKNTVGLGIGSLAIGLLVRVLFTFICVLCAGFNFKEKLFIALAWLPKATVQAAIGSTALDMARTKEDTELEKYGMDVLTVAVLSILLTAPIGALVIGLTGPRLLQKPKNPAWEREQSGTMTESPITYESTL